From one Rhodamnia argentea isolate NSW1041297 chromosome 1, ASM2092103v1, whole genome shotgun sequence genomic stretch:
- the LOC115740315 gene encoding OVARIAN TUMOR DOMAIN-containing deubiquitinating enzyme 7 isoform X1 — protein sequence MVQKQNRKSNAKKQPHVKKQGKQADITQFRAHLDGLGLKIVQVTADGNCFFRALADQLEGNEDEHGKYRSMVVQYISKNREMFEPFIEDEVPFEEYCKTMDHDGTWAGHMELQAASLVTRSNICIHRNMSPRWYIRNFDQPGARMIHLSYHDEEHYNSVRLKEDTGDGPARPITIKADSNLSSSSRQAKAGSNKSKLGAGKDITDAGSIKLVMAGSGCESIEKVEQTLLQMYGDVNATIEYLIAEQGTEDFSREIVRSPCNADASHGDDANENSEEPREENVEETYKENPPSNGAKRTHDDSSAQREDKKIPKNKACPCGSKKKYKSCCGSGTGKVSAISNDRAFESRKSRKEKKRGKRGLDTSALSSGSDGGPPDMGALCI from the exons ATGGTACAGAAGCAGAACCGCAAGTCCAACGCCAAGAAACAGCCTCAC GTCAAAAAGCAGGGGAAACAAGCTGATATCACGCAGTTCCGAGCTCACCTTGATGGTCTAGGCCTGAAAATTGTCCAGGTGACTGCAGATGGTAATTGCTTTTTCAG GGCCCTTGCAGATCAGTTGGAAGGCAATGAAGATGAACATGGAAAGTACCGGAGTATGGTTGTTCAGTACATATCG AAAAATCGTGAAATGTTTGAACCATTTATTGAGGATGAGGTGCCATTTGAGGAGTATTGCAAAACCATGGACCATGATGGCACGTGGGCTGGTCATATGGAATTGCAAGCAGCTTCTCTTGTTACTCGGAGTAACATTTGCATTCATCGG AACATGTCCCCTCGCTGGTACATACGCAATTTTGATCAGCCTGGTGCTCGTATGATCCATTT ATCTTATCATGATGAGGAACATTACAACAGTGTAAGGTTGAAGGAAGACACCGGAGATGGGCCAGCCAGGCCAATTACAATCAAG GCTGATTCTAATCTCTCGTCGTCATCCCGCCAAGCAAAAGCTGGGTCAAACAAGTCTAAATTAGGAGCTGGTAAGGATATTACTGATGCAGGATCCATCAAGCTAGTCATGGCAGGAAGTGGTTGTGAGAGCATTGAGAAAGTTGAGCAG ACATTGCTGCAAATGTATGGGGATGTTAATGCCACCATAGAGTATTTGATAGCAGAACAAGGCACTGAAGATTTTTCACGGGAAATTGTCCGGTCTCCCTGCAATGCAGATGCTTCTCATG GTGATGATGCTAATGAAAATTCTGAGGAACCGAGAGAGGAAAATGTGGAAGAGACCTATAAAGAGAATCCACCTAGCAATGGTGCTAAACGGACTCATGATGATAGCAGTGCCCAGCGAGAAGACAAG aaaatcccaaaaaacaaGGCTTGTCCATGTGgttcaaaaaagaaatacaagtCCTGTTGTGGGTCAGGGACAGGGAAAGTCTCTGCAATTTCCAA TGATCGAGCTTTTGAATCCAGAAAAAgtagaaaggaaaagaagcgaGGAAAGAGAGGGTTGGACACATCTGCACTTTCTAGTGGATCTGATGGAGGGCCACCTGATATGGGGGCTCTTTGTATCTGA
- the LOC115740315 gene encoding OVARIAN TUMOR DOMAIN-containing deubiquitinating enzyme 7 isoform X2 gives MVVQYISKNREMFEPFIEDEVPFEEYCKTMDHDGTWAGHMELQAASLVTRSNICIHRNMSPRWYIRNFDQPGARMIHLSYHDEEHYNSVRLKEDTGDGPARPITIKADSNLSSSSRQAKAGSNKSKLGAGKDITDAGSIKLVMAGSGCESIEKVEQTLLQMYGDVNATIEYLIAEQGTEDFSREIVRSPCNADASHGDDANENSEEPREENVEETYKENPPSNGAKRTHDDSSAQREDKKIPKNKACPCGSKKKYKSCCGSGTGKVSAISNDRAFESRKSRKEKKRGKRGLDTSALSSGSDGGPPDMGALCI, from the exons ATGGTTGTTCAGTACATATCG AAAAATCGTGAAATGTTTGAACCATTTATTGAGGATGAGGTGCCATTTGAGGAGTATTGCAAAACCATGGACCATGATGGCACGTGGGCTGGTCATATGGAATTGCAAGCAGCTTCTCTTGTTACTCGGAGTAACATTTGCATTCATCGG AACATGTCCCCTCGCTGGTACATACGCAATTTTGATCAGCCTGGTGCTCGTATGATCCATTT ATCTTATCATGATGAGGAACATTACAACAGTGTAAGGTTGAAGGAAGACACCGGAGATGGGCCAGCCAGGCCAATTACAATCAAG GCTGATTCTAATCTCTCGTCGTCATCCCGCCAAGCAAAAGCTGGGTCAAACAAGTCTAAATTAGGAGCTGGTAAGGATATTACTGATGCAGGATCCATCAAGCTAGTCATGGCAGGAAGTGGTTGTGAGAGCATTGAGAAAGTTGAGCAG ACATTGCTGCAAATGTATGGGGATGTTAATGCCACCATAGAGTATTTGATAGCAGAACAAGGCACTGAAGATTTTTCACGGGAAATTGTCCGGTCTCCCTGCAATGCAGATGCTTCTCATG GTGATGATGCTAATGAAAATTCTGAGGAACCGAGAGAGGAAAATGTGGAAGAGACCTATAAAGAGAATCCACCTAGCAATGGTGCTAAACGGACTCATGATGATAGCAGTGCCCAGCGAGAAGACAAG aaaatcccaaaaaacaaGGCTTGTCCATGTGgttcaaaaaagaaatacaagtCCTGTTGTGGGTCAGGGACAGGGAAAGTCTCTGCAATTTCCAA TGATCGAGCTTTTGAATCCAGAAAAAgtagaaaggaaaagaagcgaGGAAAGAGAGGGTTGGACACATCTGCACTTTCTAGTGGATCTGATGGAGGGCCACCTGATATGGGGGCTCTTTGTATCTGA